CGGTCGGCGCGAGCTGTCTTTGCGGACGCTGGGGCGCATCACCCGCGTGGAAGACTTCGCCAACATTATTGTCGGGACGGCCAACGGTTTACCGATTTACGTCAAGGACATCGGCTATGTCGAGGACGGTGTAGAGGAGCCGCGTTCGCTCGCCCGGCTGGACGGACAACCGGCCGTGATTCTGGAAATCCGCAAGCAGTCGGGAACCAACACACTCGAAGTCGTCCGGCTGGTCAAGGAGCGCGTGGCGGAGTTGGCCGCGCAGTTGCCGCCGGATTGCCGTGTGCAGTACCTCAAGGATCAATCCATTTTCATTCAGGACGCTTTCGATTCCGTTCAGGAGCACCTGATCCTAGGTGGGATCATGGCGGCGCTCGTCATGCTGCTGTTTTTGCGCAGTTGGCGTTCGACGGTCATTGCCGCCGTCGCCATTCCGGCGTCGGTGGTGGCGACCTACGGGCTGATGTACGCCATGGGCTTCACGCTCAACCGCATGACGATGCTGGCGTTGGTGTTGAGCGTCGGGATCGTCATTGACGACGCCGTGGTGGTGCTCGAAAACATCTACCGCTTCATGGAAGAGAAGGGCATGTCGGCCTTCGAGGCAGCGAAGGAAGCCACGGCCGACATCGGCTTCGCCGTGTTGGCGACGACGCTCTCGCTGGTTGTCATCTTCGTGCCGGTGGCGTTCATGGGCGGCATCGTTGGGCGCTTTATGTCGTCGTTCGGTTTTACCTGCGCCTTTGCCATTTTGGTCTCGATGTTCGTCAGCTTCACGCTGACGCCGATGCTCTGTTCGCGGTTTCTGCGCCCGGCGAAGGTCGGCGCGGGCCATCGCTCGTCACGGACAAGCGGCGTTTATGGGCGGCTGGAGCGCGGCTACGTTTGGTTGCTGGAATGGTCGCTGCGGCGACCGCTCGCCATTGTCGGTATTTCCATTTTGACCGTTGCTTCAGTCGTCCCGATCTCTTCTGTGATCGGCAAAAACTTTATTCCGTTTGACGACGTGGCGATGTTCGAGGTGGCGGTCAAACTGCCGGAGGGTGTGACGTTGGCGGAGGCTGAAAAACAAATGACGGCGCTGGAAGCCATCGTCAAAACAACGCCGCATGTGACGCACTGCCTGACGACGCTGGGCGGGGACGAACAGCGCCGCGTCAATCGGGGCAACATCTTTGTGCAACTTACGCCGCTCACAGAGCGCAAGCTGACGCAGGCGGAGTTGATGCAAATGGTCCGCGACAAGCTCGCCGATCAGCGGGACAAACGCATCTCGGTGCAGTACGTGCAGGCGATTTCCGGCGGCGGGAACTCGGCGGCGCCCGTACAGTACGTCGTACGCGGACCCGACATCGCCAAACTGACCGACGCCTCGCAGCGGCTGGTGGATTTTCTCAAGACCGTACCCGGCGTGGTGGATGTGGACACGACCCTGGAAGTCGGCAAGCCGGAAATCCGCGCCGCGATTGACCGTGAAAAAGCCGCCAACCTGGGCGTCAACGTGGGAACCGTTGCGTCGGCGTTGCGGACGCTGGTCGCCGGCGAGATTGTCGGCGCATACCGCGAGGGCGACGACCGCTACGATGTCCGGTTTCGGCTGCGCGGCGCAGACCGGACAGGTCCCGATACGCTGCTGCGGTCATATGTACCGTCAACGAAGCTTGG
The window above is part of the Chloracidobacterium sp. genome. Proteins encoded here:
- a CDS encoding efflux RND transporter permease subunit, yielding MQKLAELCIKRPVFATMLVMAFIVVGAFSYFKLGVDLFPKIDLPTVTITTRLDGASPEEVESQVTKRIEEAVNTISGVDEIRSVSAEGVSQVFVVFVLERDIDEAAQDVRDKVNRILGELPSDARAPIIEKLDPDTQPVLSLALSGNRSAREITEIADKVIKRNLESLNGVGRVSFIGDRKREIQIVLDAAKIAAYNLSVDAIKQALRAQNVEIPGGRLDDGRRELSLRTLGRITRVEDFANIIVGTANGLPIYVKDIGYVEDGVEEPRSLARLDGQPAVILEIRKQSGTNTLEVVRLVKERVAELAAQLPPDCRVQYLKDQSIFIQDAFDSVQEHLILGGIMAALVMLLFLRSWRSTVIAAVAIPASVVATYGLMYAMGFTLNRMTMLALVLSVGIVIDDAVVVLENIYRFMEEKGMSAFEAAKEATADIGFAVLATTLSLVVIFVPVAFMGGIVGRFMSSFGFTCAFAILVSMFVSFTLTPMLCSRFLRPAKVGAGHRSSRTSGVYGRLERGYVWLLEWSLRRPLAIVGISILTVASVVPISSVIGKNFIPFDDVAMFEVAVKLPEGVTLAEAEKQMTALEAIVKTTPHVTHCLTTLGGDEQRRVNRGNIFVQLTPLTERKLTQAELMQMVRDKLADQRDKRISVQYVQAISGGGNSAAPVQYVVRGPDIAKLTDASQRLVDFLKTVPGVVDVDTTLEVGKPEIRAAIDREKAANLGVNVGTVASALRTLVAGEIVGAYREGDDRYDVRFRLRGADRTGPDTLLRSYVPSTKLGNVPLANLVTLTSGTGPAQIDRYNRQRQVTISANLQEGYSLDRVLQALDEKAKALNLGPEYRAAKLGQSKELGKAAANFLMAFVLSFVFMYMILAAQFESFLHPVTILLSLPMAVPFALLSLLPFGQTLNIFSALGILMLFGVVKKNSILQIDHINVLRAGGQERYAAIVAGCRDRLRPILMTTLALVAGLIPMAVAQTPGSAALRSVAIIIIGGQSLCLLLTLVAIPVFYQLFDTLTDSSWWRARFDAVRTLWRPAPAEEAPVDVSAAAREQTP